A region from the Paraurantiacibacter namhicola genome encodes:
- a CDS encoding GNAT family N-acetyltransferase has protein sequence MLDRQPVLEGERLLLRPLCESDRDALFAVAADAQVWALHPVTDRWQEPVFRQFFDDALAKGGALAVIEKASGAIAGSSRFQAYDPADGGSVEIGWTFLARRMWGSGANAEMKRLMLRHALQSVRRVVFRVGENNLVSRRAMEKIGGILTDRTERVDSPDGGYCNVIYEIDRETFAAGPLA, from the coding sequence GTGCTTGACCGGCAGCCGGTGCTGGAAGGCGAGCGGCTGCTGCTGCGGCCCTTGTGCGAGAGCGACCGGGACGCGCTGTTTGCGGTCGCTGCGGACGCGCAGGTCTGGGCGCTTCATCCGGTGACGGATCGCTGGCAGGAGCCGGTCTTCCGGCAGTTTTTCGACGATGCGCTGGCCAAGGGCGGCGCACTTGCCGTGATCGAGAAGGCGAGCGGCGCGATTGCCGGGTCAAGCCGGTTCCAGGCCTATGACCCGGCGGACGGCGGCTCGGTAGAGATCGGCTGGACCTTCCTGGCCCGCCGCATGTGGGGAAGCGGCGCAAACGCCGAAATGAAGCGGCTGATGCTGCGCCATGCGCTGCAATCGGTCCGCCGGGTGGTCTTTCGCGTGGGCGAGAACAACCTCGTATCACGCCGCGCGATGGAGAAGATCGGCGGGATCCTGACCGACCGGACAGAGCGCGTCGACAGCCCCGACGGCGGCTATTGCAACGTGATTTACGAGATCGACCGCGAGACCTTTGCGGCCGGACCGCTCGCCTAG
- a CDS encoding riboflavin synthase yields MFTGIVTAIGTVTSAQQQGDLRLVIASPLDARGIAIGASIACAGVCLTVVERGALDADEHDGNTAWFAVDVSAETTSRTARGTWAEGARLNLEPSLKIGDELGGHIVTGHVDAVGKVADWQLEGGSTRLTIAAPAELAPFIAAKGSITINGVSLTVNSVEDQPDGAVHFGLNIIPHTADVTTLDELGQGDEVNLEIDTIARYLQRMEALRS; encoded by the coding sequence ATGTTCACAGGGATCGTCACCGCCATCGGCACCGTCACCAGCGCGCAGCAGCAGGGCGACCTGCGGCTTGTCATTGCCAGTCCGCTGGATGCACGCGGCATTGCGATCGGCGCCAGCATCGCCTGCGCAGGCGTGTGCCTGACTGTCGTAGAGCGCGGTGCGCTGGATGCGGACGAGCATGACGGGAACACCGCATGGTTCGCCGTGGATGTCTCGGCAGAAACGACCAGCCGCACGGCCCGGGGCACCTGGGCGGAAGGCGCGCGGCTGAATCTCGAACCCTCGCTGAAGATCGGCGACGAGCTGGGCGGGCACATTGTCACCGGGCATGTCGACGCGGTGGGCAAGGTTGCGGACTGGCAGCTGGAAGGCGGATCGACCCGGCTGACCATCGCTGCACCAGCGGAGCTTGCGCCTTTCATCGCGGCGAAGGGCTCCATCACGATCAACGGCGTGTCGCTGACGGTCAATTCGGTGGAAGACCAGCCGGACGGGGCAGTGCATTTCGGGCTGAACATCATCCCGCATACCGCCGATGTGACGACGCTGGACGAGCTGGGCCAGGGCGATGAAGTGAACCTGGAGATCGATACCATCGCGCGTTACCTGCAGCGCATGGAAGCGCTGCGCAGCTAG
- a CDS encoding aromatic amino acid transaminase: protein MLERLNQQPPDALLALIKMHAADPRADKIDLGVGVYRTGQGDTPVFGAIKGAERRLVEEQASKSYLGPEGDMGFVHGLAPIVFGADMAASDRIEGMQTPGGTGAVRLALALAKAGGCKRVMMGTPSWPNHAQILDDLGLELVAFDHATSEGDANFAALEQALSGAGEGDAVLLHGCCHNPTGVDYSNAQWDAIAAMLADSPVLPVLDLAYQGLGQGLEEDAYGLRTVLAAVPEALVAYSCDKNFGLYRDRVGALWAMAADTDVLDRVLSNASSLARANWSMPPDHGGAAVRVVLEDADLTAQWLDELEQMRTRINQVRTKLGEAGTAGSVDLTPYARQQGMFAMLPLSKEQIVALREDHGIYMAGSGRINVAGLTTANIGTFVAALAKVTG from the coding sequence ATGCTTGAACGACTGAACCAGCAACCGCCCGACGCGCTGCTTGCGCTGATCAAGATGCATGCAGCGGACCCGCGCGCCGACAAGATTGACCTTGGCGTGGGTGTCTACCGCACCGGGCAGGGCGATACGCCCGTCTTTGGCGCGATCAAGGGCGCGGAACGGCGGCTGGTGGAGGAACAGGCCAGCAAGTCCTACCTCGGCCCGGAAGGGGACATGGGCTTCGTCCACGGGCTGGCCCCCATCGTCTTCGGCGCGGACATGGCCGCGTCGGACCGGATCGAAGGCATGCAGACGCCGGGCGGCACGGGCGCCGTGCGCCTTGCCCTGGCACTGGCCAAGGCTGGTGGCTGCAAACGCGTGATGATGGGCACGCCAAGCTGGCCCAACCACGCGCAGATCCTCGATGACCTGGGGCTGGAGCTGGTCGCATTCGACCATGCCACGTCAGAAGGCGATGCCAATTTCGCTGCGCTGGAGCAGGCGCTATCCGGCGCGGGCGAGGGCGATGCCGTCCTGCTGCACGGCTGCTGCCACAACCCGACCGGCGTCGATTATTCGAACGCGCAGTGGGATGCGATTGCCGCCATGCTGGCAGACAGCCCCGTGCTGCCGGTCCTCGACCTCGCCTACCAGGGCCTTGGACAAGGGCTGGAGGAAGACGCCTACGGCCTTCGCACCGTTCTCGCCGCGGTGCCCGAAGCGCTGGTGGCTTACAGCTGCGACAAGAATTTCGGCCTGTACCGCGACCGCGTAGGCGCGCTGTGGGCGATGGCCGCCGACACGGATGTGCTGGACCGCGTGCTGTCCAACGCATCCTCCCTTGCACGGGCAAACTGGTCCATGCCGCCCGACCACGGCGGCGCTGCGGTGCGCGTTGTGCTGGAGGATGCCGACCTGACAGCGCAGTGGCTGGACGAACTTGAGCAGATGCGCACGCGTATCAACCAGGTGCGCACGAAACTGGGCGAAGCGGGAACTGCCGGCAGCGTGGACCTGACGCCCTATGCGCGCCAGCAGGGCATGTTCGCCATGCTGCCTCTCAGCAAGGAGCAGATCGTCGCCCTGCGTGAGGATCACGGCATTTACATGGCAGGCTCGGGCCGCATCAACGTGGCCGGGCTGACCACCGCCAATATCGGCACATTCGTGGCCGCGCTGGCGAAGGTGACAGGCTGA
- the ribD gene encoding bifunctional diaminohydroxyphosphoribosylaminopyrimidine deaminase/5-amino-6-(5-phosphoribosylamino)uracil reductase RibD, with product MRVANKTDLKWLDMAARLAERGRPSSSPNPAVACVIVKDGIVLGRGVTQAGGRPHAEALALAEAGRAAEGADVFTTLEPCAHVSERGPTCSHSLAEAGVARVIIGCHDPDPRTAGSGIAALRAAGVEAQLVGHLPSAESLAGYLARAMLGRPHITLKLALSLDGCIALADGTSQWITGPEARAHAHRERARADGILVGGETLRADSPSLDVRLPGLEDRSSQRLVLTRGDVPDGWRALSSPQGVAELGDCQYLFIEGGAGAAAAFLAADLVDRLLIYRAPIVLGGGRPGVADIGLAELSAAHDRWQRSDTRSLGSDTLEVYQRIRS from the coding sequence ATACGGGTGGCGAATAAGACCGACCTGAAATGGCTGGACATGGCTGCCCGGCTGGCTGAGCGCGGGCGGCCCTCGTCCTCGCCCAACCCTGCCGTTGCTTGCGTCATCGTGAAGGACGGCATCGTACTTGGGCGAGGCGTCACGCAGGCTGGCGGCAGGCCGCATGCCGAAGCCTTGGCCCTGGCTGAGGCCGGCAGAGCGGCAGAAGGCGCAGATGTTTTCACCACGCTGGAGCCCTGCGCGCACGTCTCCGAGCGCGGGCCGACATGTTCGCATTCGCTCGCCGAGGCCGGTGTCGCGCGCGTGATCATCGGTTGCCATGATCCGGACCCCCGCACGGCTGGAAGCGGGATTGCGGCCCTGCGCGCGGCAGGCGTCGAGGCGCAGCTTGTGGGCCATTTGCCCAGCGCGGAAAGCCTTGCCGGTTACCTTGCGCGGGCCATGCTCGGGCGACCGCACATCACGCTCAAGCTCGCCCTGTCCCTCGATGGCTGCATCGCGCTGGCTGACGGGACGAGCCAGTGGATCACCGGGCCCGAGGCGCGCGCCCATGCGCATCGCGAACGCGCAAGGGCCGATGGCATTCTGGTGGGCGGGGAGACGCTGCGCGCCGATTCGCCCTCGCTCGATGTCCGCCTACCCGGCCTCGAGGATCGCAGCTCGCAGCGCCTAGTCCTGACACGCGGAGATGTGCCGGACGGCTGGCGCGCGCTGTCCTCGCCGCAGGGCGTGGCCGAGCTGGGCGATTGCCAATATCTCTTCATCGAAGGCGGGGCCGGGGCCGCAGCCGCCTTCCTTGCCGCCGATTTGGTCGACCGGTTGCTGATCTATCGCGCGCCAATCGTACTGGGCGGGGGCCGCCCCGGCGTGGCCGACATCGGCCTGGCCGAACTTTCCGCCGCGCATGACCGCTGGCAGCGCAGTGACACCCGCAGCCTTGGCAGCGACACACTGGAAGTCTACCAGCGCATCCGTTCATAG
- a CDS encoding DUF4402 domain-containing protein: protein MAIVMALPAPIAASPAAGPQVSGVPVDAPECRLCADAFGEKAETPLRIEIRSGLTFGRMALVSEADGRAAIKPENGGMRQEEGLVDLGGMVFTGEVIITGEPHKPVRVDLPSEVRLRAPGGAEARLTEFTTDLPPVPRLGADGVLKFQFGATMTTTRGRGGDFRGRIPISVSYF from the coding sequence ATGGCCATCGTAATGGCCCTGCCTGCTCCCATCGCTGCTTCTCCAGCTGCCGGGCCGCAGGTTTCCGGCGTGCCCGTGGACGCCCCGGAATGCCGGCTGTGCGCCGATGCCTTCGGCGAGAAGGCGGAGACGCCTCTGCGCATAGAGATCCGCAGCGGGCTGACCTTCGGCCGCATGGCGCTGGTCAGCGAGGCGGACGGCCGTGCCGCGATCAAGCCGGAAAACGGCGGCATGCGGCAGGAAGAAGGCCTGGTTGACCTGGGTGGCATGGTCTTCACCGGGGAAGTCATCATCACCGGCGAGCCGCACAAGCCCGTCCGCGTGGACCTGCCATCCGAAGTTCGCCTGCGCGCACCGGGCGGCGCGGAAGCGCGGCTGACGGAATTTACCACGGACCTGCCGCCGGTGCCCCGGTTGGGCGCAGATGGCGTGCTGAAGTTCCAGTTCGGCGCCACCATGACCACGACCAGGGGCCGCGGCGGCGACTTTCGCGGACGCATCCCGATCAGCGTATCCTATTTCTGA